In a genomic window of Chroicocephalus ridibundus chromosome 14, bChrRid1.1, whole genome shotgun sequence:
- the NAT9 gene encoding alpha/beta-tubulin-N-acetyltransferase 9 isoform X2, whose translation MKINQNTVLQGQRVTLVPYTSAHVPRYHEWMQSEELQRLTASEPLSLEQEYEMQRSWRDDADKCTFIVLDRERWSGQARAEEDCMVGDVNLFLTDAQDPTLGEIEIMIAEPSYRGRGFGKEATLMMMSYGVKNLGINKFEAKIGQENEASICMFKKLHFKEIAVNSVFQEVTLRLDVSDQERRWLLEQTNHVEEKSYVELKLPAGVLET comes from the exons ATGAAGATTAACCAGAACACTGTGCTGCAAGGACAGAGGGTGACCCTGGTGCCATACACTTCTGCGCACGTGCCCCG GTACCATGAGTGGATGCAGTCAGAAGAGCTGCAGCGCCTGACCGCCTCTGAACCCCTCAGCCTGGAGCAGGAGTATGAGATGCAGCGCAGCTGGCGGGATGACGCAGACA agtGCACCTTCATTGTGCTGGACAGGGAGCGGTGGTCTGGGCAGGCGCGTGCAGAAGAGGACTGCATGGTGGGGGACGTGAATCTCTTCCTCACCGACGCTCAGGATCCAACTTTGGGCGAAATTGAAATTATGATTGCAG AGCCCAGCTACCGAGGCAGAGGGTTTGGCAAGGAGGCAACTCTGATGATGATGTCCTATG GAGTAAAAAACCTGGGGATCAACAAATTTGAGGCTAAGATTGGTCAGGAAAATGAAGCCAGTATCTGCATGTtcaaaaagcttcattttaaggAG ATTGCTGTGAACAGCGTTTTCCAAGAGGTGACGCTGAGGTTGGATGTCAGTGACCAGGAGAGACGGTGGCTCCTGGAACAGACGAATCATGTGGAGGAGAAGAGCTATGTTGAACTGAAGCTGCCAGCCGGGGTGCTGGAGACCTGA
- the NAT9 gene encoding alpha/beta-tubulin-N-acetyltransferase 9 isoform X1, with protein MREGCCVGDWNELGLVCTVRAANAGSQRAPRGAVPSLDFPGDTGLSLSAEAMKINQNTVLQGQRVTLVPYTSAHVPRYHEWMQSEELQRLTASEPLSLEQEYEMQRSWRDDADKCTFIVLDRERWSGQARAEEDCMVGDVNLFLTDAQDPTLGEIEIMIAEPSYRGRGFGKEATLMMMSYGVKNLGINKFEAKIGQENEASICMFKKLHFKEIAVNSVFQEVTLRLDVSDQERRWLLEQTNHVEEKSYVELKLPAGVLET; from the exons atGCGGGAAGGTTGCTGTGTGGGGGATTGGAATGAGCTGGGGCTTGTCTGCACAGTGAGAGCAGCCAACGCTGGATCCCAGAGGGCTCCTCGGGGAGCTGTCCCATCCCTTGACTTCCCTGGAGACACGGGTCTCTCTCTCAGTGCAGAGGCCATGAAGATTAACCAGAACACTGTGCTGCAAGGACAGAGGGTGACCCTGGTGCCATACACTTCTGCGCACGTGCCCCG GTACCATGAGTGGATGCAGTCAGAAGAGCTGCAGCGCCTGACCGCCTCTGAACCCCTCAGCCTGGAGCAGGAGTATGAGATGCAGCGCAGCTGGCGGGATGACGCAGACA agtGCACCTTCATTGTGCTGGACAGGGAGCGGTGGTCTGGGCAGGCGCGTGCAGAAGAGGACTGCATGGTGGGGGACGTGAATCTCTTCCTCACCGACGCTCAGGATCCAACTTTGGGCGAAATTGAAATTATGATTGCAG AGCCCAGCTACCGAGGCAGAGGGTTTGGCAAGGAGGCAACTCTGATGATGATGTCCTATG GAGTAAAAAACCTGGGGATCAACAAATTTGAGGCTAAGATTGGTCAGGAAAATGAAGCCAGTATCTGCATGTtcaaaaagcttcattttaaggAG ATTGCTGTGAACAGCGTTTTCCAAGAGGTGACGCTGAGGTTGGATGTCAGTGACCAGGAGAGACGGTGGCTCCTGGAACAGACGAATCATGTGGAGGAGAAGAGCTATGTTGAACTGAAGCTGCCAGCCGGGGTGCTGGAGACCTGA
- the NAT9 gene encoding alpha/beta-tubulin-N-acetyltransferase 9 isoform X3, giving the protein MREGCCVGDWNELGLVCTVRAANAGSQRAPRGAVPSLDFPGDTGLSLSAEAMKINQNTVLQGQRVTLVPYTSAHVPRYHEWMQSEELQRLTASEPLSLEQEYEMQRSWRDDADKCTFIVLDRERWSGQARAEEDCMVGDVNLFLTDAQDPTLGEIEIMIAEPSYRGRGFGKEATLMMMSYDCCEQRFPRGDAEVGCQ; this is encoded by the exons atGCGGGAAGGTTGCTGTGTGGGGGATTGGAATGAGCTGGGGCTTGTCTGCACAGTGAGAGCAGCCAACGCTGGATCCCAGAGGGCTCCTCGGGGAGCTGTCCCATCCCTTGACTTCCCTGGAGACACGGGTCTCTCTCTCAGTGCAGAGGCCATGAAGATTAACCAGAACACTGTGCTGCAAGGACAGAGGGTGACCCTGGTGCCATACACTTCTGCGCACGTGCCCCG GTACCATGAGTGGATGCAGTCAGAAGAGCTGCAGCGCCTGACCGCCTCTGAACCCCTCAGCCTGGAGCAGGAGTATGAGATGCAGCGCAGCTGGCGGGATGACGCAGACA agtGCACCTTCATTGTGCTGGACAGGGAGCGGTGGTCTGGGCAGGCGCGTGCAGAAGAGGACTGCATGGTGGGGGACGTGAATCTCTTCCTCACCGACGCTCAGGATCCAACTTTGGGCGAAATTGAAATTATGATTGCAG AGCCCAGCTACCGAGGCAGAGGGTTTGGCAAGGAGGCAACTCTGATGATGATGTCCTATG ATTGCTGTGAACAGCGTTTTCCAAGAGGTGACGCTGAGGTTGGATGTCAGTGA